In the Heteronotia binoei isolate CCM8104 ecotype False Entrance Well chromosome 13, APGP_CSIRO_Hbin_v1, whole genome shotgun sequence genome, one interval contains:
- the LOC132581805 gene encoding trafficking protein particle complex subunit 14-like, whose translation MESQCDYFPAVPFPAGEVLSAEPGRYQALPRLNHLYLGETLAGSLATLASISSAAAPPFTVTYTLLNNLQDFLAVRLVWMPESTAAGKTLSCAERRAVHDTQDSIICHTPLNNLGYSRKGSARTFCITFQALRAGLYELSQHMKLKLQFTASISNPPPEARPVSRKSSPGSPAVVRELVERHQASLGRSQSFSHQQPARGHLMRSRSVMERRAITPPVGSPVGRPLYLPRDKAALSLDKIAKRECKVLVVAPVT comes from the exons ATGGAGTCGCAGTGCGACTACTTCCCGGCCGTGCCCTTCCCGGCGGGCGAGGTGCTCTCGGCTGAGCCGGGCCGCTACCAAGCCCTGCCGCGCCTCAACCACCTCTACCTGGGCGAGACA CTGGCCGGCTCCCTGGCCACCCTGGCCAGCATCAGCTCCGCCGCCGCGCCCCCCTTCACCGTCACTTACACCCTCCTCAACAACCTGCAGGACTTCCTGGCCGTGCGCCTGGTGTGGATGCCAGAAAGCACAGCTGCAGGCAAGACCCTTTCCTGTGCAGAACGGCGGGCCGTCCATGACACCCAGGACTCAatcatctgccacacacccctcaacAACCTGGGCTACTCTCGCAAGGGCAGTGCCCGCACCTTCTGCATCACCTTTCAGGCTCTGCGGGCTGGCCTCTATGAGCTGTCCCAGCACATGAAGCTGAAGCTGCAGTTCACCGCCAGCATCTCCAACCCGCCCCCCGAGGCCCGGCCTGTCTCCCGCAAGAGCAGCCCCGGCAGTCCCGCCGTGGTCCGGGAGCTGGTGGAGCGGcaccaggccagcctgggccgCTCCCAGAGCTTCTCCCACCAGCAGCCGGCCCGAGGGCACCTCATGAGGTCCCGCAGCGTCATGGAGCGCCGAGCCATCACTCCGCCTGTGGGCTCCCCTGTCGGCCGACCCCTTTACTTGCCCCGGGACAAGGCTGCGCTTTCCCTTGACAAAATCGCCAAACGGGAGTGCAAAGTGCTGGTGGTGGCACCTGTCACATGA